A genomic segment from Poecilia reticulata strain Guanapo linkage group LG3, Guppy_female_1.0+MT, whole genome shotgun sequence encodes:
- the bloc1s6 gene encoding biogenesis of lysosome-related organelles complex 1 subunit 6, producing the protein MEVEGMEDEGPSSQSELPDLQATQPQPADLQSSTPAEYVCVNQRAVDKLTEGFLSHYLPDLQNSKRALQELTQNQLILLDTLDQEVTKFRECNTLLDLNSLFTEAKIYQNKLVNIRKEMIMLHEKTTKLKRRALKLQQQKQKELLEKEQQRERELERERQLIAKPAKRT; encoded by the exons ATGGAGGTAGAGGGGATGGAAGATGAAGGACCTTCGTCCCAGAGTGAACTTCCAG ATCTCCAGGCAACGCAGCCGCAGCCAGCGGATCTGCAGAGCTCCACGCCTGCAGAGTACGTCTGCGTGAATCAGAGAGCAGTGGACAAACTCACCGAGGGTTTCCTCTCCCACTACCTGCCAGATCTACAGAACTCTAAACGAGCCCTGCAGGAGCTCAC ACAAAATCAGCTGATACTGTTGGATACACTGGATCAAGAAGTCACCAAGTTCAGAGAGTGCAACACCTTGCTGGACCTCAACTCGCTG TTTACAGAAGCCAAAATTTACCAGAACAAGCTGGTGAACATAAGAAAAGAGATGATCATGCTTCATGAGAAGACAACTAAACTAAAG AGAAGAgctctgaagctgcagcagcagaagcagaaggagctgctggagaaggAGCAGCAGCGGGAGCGGGAGCTGGAGAGGGAGAGGCAGCTTATCGCCAAGCCGGCTAAAAGAACGTAG